GGCTGATCGGCGTTATGCCGGGGATCAGCGCGCCTTCGCCATGGCCGTAGAGCGCCTGAAGGGCAAAACGGCAGGCATAGACCTTACCGCCTTCTTCCATGAACTTGACGATCTGGTTGTTGAAATTCAGATGGCCGGGAAAGGCCTCCGCACCGAGCGTCGGAAAACCGCGCTGGACGCCGAGCGTCACGCCCGGGCCGTAGAGAAGGATCGAGGTTTCGAAACCTTTCCGCTTCAGGCGTGTCGCCTGCAGCAGGTTGACGAATCCGATCGATCCTTCGAAGGCCACGGTATGGAAAGTGACGAGGGCTTTTTCGCCTTCGCCGGCCTGTACGTCTTCGAAAACCTTGTCCTCGTAATCGACAAGAAAATCGCCTTTTTGATTGGCTGGCTTGGTCACTGCGGGCATGGATGGCTCCTTGATTGAAATCCGATCCCCATCCGGGGAGCATCCATCCAATTGCAAGCGCCATGCCACATTGATTATGCATAAATAGCAGTCAAATATACCAATAATGCATTCAATTATGCGGTCAATAGTCAGGGTTAAAGTTTTAAAGCTAATTTTCTGGGCGATCGAATGCAAAAAGCGAATGCATGAAAGCTCAAAACGGATGCATTCAATTGATCGTCAATTGGTGCAGGGAGACATAATATTTGTTCGGCATGAGCCGCTTTCGCGCGCGGGGTTTCGGGGAAGTTCTGCGCGCTTGCTGCCTCTTCCGGCGCTGGTCACATGGCCATTCGACGGAGGGCCCTGCGTCCAAGATGCTTTGCTGCATCAAATCGGAAAATTCTAACTATATTGAATGCAATCAATAAATGTATTTGGATGTATTGCGAGGGCTGTTCGTGTGCCAACGGGGCAAGCCGCCAATTCCGTCGACGGAAGAGCGGAGGCTCGCCTGCGCTTCTCCTGCGTCGAAAGGGGATGCTTGGATTCCGTTCTCACCGATCACGGGCGTGTCGCTCTTAGCTTCGAGCATGTGTGCGCCACAACGAAACTGTTCGGATGTCTGGCTGTTCGGCATTGATCGACAAGGTTCACCTTGAAAGCTACAGGATAGACCCGATCGATAGCAGCACGTTGAGCGAACACTGATGAACGACACAGTTCTCCTTTTTCACGGCATTGCCCGGACGAAAAAAAGCATGGAGAAGCTCGCCAGCTTTTTGTCCGGCCACGGGTATCGGGTTGTGAATGTCGGTTACCCCTCCACCCGGTTTTCGATCAGCGACCTCGTCGACATCATTCGACCAGAGATCGACGACGCCGTGAAGAAAGCAGGCGATGGCCGGATCCACTTCGTCGGTTATTCGATGGGTGGGCTGGTCATCCGCGCTTTTCTCAGCCGCTATCGCCCCGCCAAGCTGGGGAGAGTTGTGATGGTCGGAACGCCGAACAACGGCAGTCAGATTGCCGATTTCCTCAAGAGCTGGCCCTTATACAGGAAGGTCTATGGACCGGCAGGCCAGCAGCTGATTACCGATCAAACCGCCATGACCGAGCTATTCGGCACGGTCGATTACGAACTTGGCATCATCGCCGGGAACCGGACCATCGACCCGGTCTCTTCGCTTATCATCGGCCTCAGGGTTCCGAATGATGGAAAGGTTTCGGTGGAGAGCACCCGTCTCGACGGCGCGGCGGACCATATCGTCATTCCGGCAAACCACACGTTCTTACCCGTCAACAAGATGATGTGGAGCCAGACCCTGTCGTTTCTGAAAGATGGACGGTTTACAAGCTGAATGACCAAATATTCAAACATCCGCCACATGCCCTCTGCTTAATCCCCCGCTGCACCGGTATCGAAGGAAATGCAATGACCGCCATCCTGCGAAAGAAAATTCACGGCGCGTCCACACGCGGACAGGTCATCGACGGTGCGCCCGATGTCGGCGTCGCCTATCAGGTGTTTTCCGATACGGTGATCGAAGACGTTATCGTCAAGAATTCTCCTCGCGGCTTTAAATTTCACAATGGCAAGAACCTAACCGTCAGGCGCTGCGAAACAGAGAATGTGAAGGGCGACGGCATCTACCTGACGAAGACGACGCACGTTTTGCTGGAGAATAATCGCATCGGCGCGGCCCCGGGCGAGGGAGCAGACTGCTGCCAGTTCGCTTATCAAAACAGCGACGACAATATCAGCTCCGATATCGTGATCCGCGGCAACCTCTTCCTGCAGTCGCCGGCGAGCGCATCGAACAAGGGCGCGCTGGTCTGCGACAAAACGCGAAAATACCTCGTCGAGTACAATTTCATCGGCGGCAAGAATTTCTCCTTTTCGTCGATCGGGGATGACGCCGTGGTGCGCAGCAACATCATGCGCGATGGCAGGATGAATGACTATTCCTTCGGCTACGGCGTCGCAGACAAGGCCGACCACGCCGGCCATCACATTTATGACAACTGGATCGAGAACACCAATCGTGGCATCAGCCTGAGCGGCTTTTCGGATCAGGAACGGGCATTTCGCAAAGACATCGATATCCACGACAACGTCATTAGCCAATGCGACATCGCGTTCTTCGCCAATCGACCGTGGTCCGGGAGCTTTCGGCGCAACATATTCCTGCGGTGCGAGCAGGATATCGTTCTCAAGGGAAACGGCAAAGCGACTGCGGGTGATATCGATGGCAATTATCGCAACGATGGCAGCTTTCTGAATATCACCCCGCCGCCGCTTCGCTTCAAGCCCGATGGCAACGCCTCCGTTGCCTCCGGCGAATGGACATCCGAGCCCGACGAAATCCGCATCCAGTGGCGGAACAAGGGGATCGATATCCCAGGCGCCAATCGGCCTTCCATTACAGTTGAGCCTGGCATGGAATTGTCATGCGTGCTGCTGGCCCGCAAGGCGCAGAACTGGATGCTAGCGATCGCCGAGACTGCCTATGACGACTTCACGCCGCGCGCATGGCAGGAACACAAGCTGCCTTGGCAGAAGCGCTATCTCTCGATTTAAGCGGTATGGCGCCCGCAGCCGCGCATCTTTATGAGGCGCGCGACGGGCGCTGTAGCATTTTGAATGGCTGCATAATCTATCCTCAAATCGATTCCGATTTAAGGAATTATGCGGTAGCCGCCGGGGGCCAGGCGACGAGCCATCGTCAAGCCTCACGCGGTCTCCGGTTTGCCAGCAGCCTCGGACGCAGTTCGGAAAGAGCAATCACGGTATGTGGCCAGAGAATAAAAGGTGCGAGCATCATCCCTGCCTCAGTCATGGACCCAAGCATGATCAGGATAATAATGACGATTTCCTTCCGTCTGACGCCTGATTCCTCTCGATCGGATTCGACGATCGTCATCTTTTTGAAGAGACGAGTCACCAAAAACAACACCCATGCGGCAATACCCGGAATGCCGATATTGAGGGCAAGCTCAAGATATGTGTTATGAGTCGACCGTGCGTCGAAGGTCACCTTGACATATTCTTCCATGACTTCTGGCTGGCGAAACATCGCAAATCCATAGCCTGTTATGGGCTTGTCCCATATCAGTGGAAGCAACTGTTCCCAGATGTTGGTGCGACCCGAGAAGGTAAGGTCTTTGCCGAAAGCTTCAGCAACGGCAGAGGCCACACCCAAATAAATGAAACTGGCGGCAAAACCCACGAGAACAAACAACAGGGCGACGACAAATGAACGAAAAAGGCGATTTGGATAGACGTGGATAATCCGGATGGCATACAGCATGACACTTCCGAACATCGTCAATACAACTGCAGTCGAGGACTTTGTCGCAACAATCAAAGCGAGGAGACAAAGCATCGCAGCCCAGCGTATAAGTGTGCTGTAACGAAGCCGGCCTTGCTTCTGCGTTGACAACAGACAAACAAAACTGACTGAGCAAAATTGCCCCAATGTATTCTTGTGGTAAAACGCCCCTTTTACCATGCCGGCATAGCTTCCGCGCATGATTGCGAATTGCGGGAAAGCGACAGTGTAGAGAACGTTGATAAATGCAGCGGCGATCGCAAAACGCCCAAGGATGCGAAATGCTTCGACGTTGCCATACCGCGCGCGAAAAAGAAGCGGCGGGACCGCAAGAACGATGACGGCGGCCAATCCCTTTAAAGACGCACCTCTGTCAATCGAGAAGACGATTGATGTCAGACAGGAAATGGCAACGATCCCGATGAGCGGTGAAATCCTTGAAAAGGTTCTCAGGAATTGCCGTTGTTCCAACAGAAAATACAAACCGGACAATGGGATAAGGCTGTAAAGCATCAACTTCATCGGTAGCGGGTCAACTGCCGCGCCATCATCGAAATTTGCAGGCAGACCGTACCACATGCTGGTCGCCCGCCAAAGGGCCGCGTAAAATGCGACAGTAAGAACCAGTTTCGCCAACACGTCTCTTCTGACGCGCCATCTGGAAGCAGTCCGCCGACGGTGGCTGCCTTGATAATAGTCTCGTGCTATAGACGCGTCTTGTATCGCCATTAAGAGCTCTTCTATCTCATGTTCCGGGATGTTCCTATTCGAAATAGGACTGAGCCAAAATTACAATTTACCTCTGTTGGACTCTGCATGCGACATTGAAATCATCGACACTGGTTTCTGCCTGCGACCCATATAAATCGATCGGTTGGCCACTCCCACAATCCAAAACAGCCGACACGTTGCTCTGCCTGCAGTATATGGTTGGCGTGAAATTCATGAACCAGATCAATAAGTTATTGCTTCAATTTCTGCCTAGGCTGCCATATGGGCGCCACTCTAAGCCATATTATTCGCCGAATCCAGTTTGCTAAACCTTCCAATATGTCGCGCCAACTGGTCCCAGCCATCCTGTCACGCGCTCGCAGCTGCGCAACGCCACTATTATTTTATGTGGGCCGCGCGCGCCGGGAGGTTGGCTGTTGTCGTCATTCGAAACCTCATTCCGCTCCCGGAACCAAAGAACGAATCCGCCGTTGATAGCCATGCCCAACCGTGTCCGGGAGACAGGACAGACATGGCACGTCAGACATTCTGGAAAGGGTATCTCAAGCTCTCGCTCGTCACCGCCGCCGTCTCGTTGACGCCGGCGACGACCGAAAGCAACAAGGTGCGTTTCCACGTCCTCAACCGCCAGACGAAGAACCGCGTCGAAAGCCGCTATGTCGACAGCGTCACACACAAGCCGGTGGCCGAGAGGGACCAGGTAAAGGGTTATCCGCGCGGCGAGGACGACTATGTGCTTCTCGAGGACGAGGAGATCGAGGAAGTCGGGCTCGAAAGCACCCGCACCATCGAGATCGACAATTTCGTGCCTAGCGGCTCGATCGATTGGATCTGGTACGACAAACCGCATTTTCTGGCGCCCGAGGACAAGGTGGGGGTGGAAGCCTTCTGTGTCATCCGCGAGGCGATGAAGGCAAATGACGTCGTCGGCATCGCCCGCCTTGTCCTCTATCGCCGTGAGCGTGCGGTGCTGCTGGAACCGCTGGGCAAAGGCATCGTTCTCTGGACTCTGCGCTATGGCGACGAGGTGCGTGATCCCGTGGCCGAACTCGACAGTAAAACTGAAATCGACAGCAAGCTGCTGGCGCTGATGACGCAACTGGTGCAGGAGGAGACGAAGGATTGGAGCCCGACCATGGTGCAGGACCCGATCCAGAAACGCCTGAAGTCGATGATTCGCGGCAAGCAGAAGAGCCTGAAGAAGGCGGCGCCCGCGCAAAAACCTGCACCGGTGAAATCGACCGGTAACGTCATCAATATCATGGATGCGCTGAAAAAGAGCCTGGCGGCCGAAGGCGGCCAGAAGCCGCGCCAATGAAAAAGTGGCCAGAGATTTCGGGAAACTGCATATATAAATCAAAGATTTAAAGCGCGCCGCGGGAATCCACTTTGACGCGCTTCAAGTCCAGCGGCTTCGCCGGCGCGACAAACCGATGCATTCGCGCGAGGTCGGATGCGCTTGAGATTGCCCATCTCCCGCCAGGGTCGAGGCCCTCTCAGCTTGCCTTCTTGCCGCGGCTGTCGCTGCGCGCCGGCGCCTTCTTCTTCGCCAGGGCCTTATTTGCTGGAGCCTTGCCGCTCATCTTGGCGCTCTGGCGCAGTGCTTCCATCAGGTCGACGACCTTGCGTTCCGGGGCCTGTTTCTTCTTCGGTGGCGCCCGGCCTTCGATCTTCGCCTTCACTAGCTCGACGAGGGCGGCCTCGTAGCGATCCTCGTATGTGCTCGGTTCGAAGCTGCCTTGTTTGGTGCCGATGATATGGCCTGCAAGCGCGATCATTTCCTTGTCGAACTTGATGTCGGGAATGTCCTCGAAAACCGTATCGGCCGCGCGTACCTCGTAGTCGAAATTCAGCATCGTCGCGACGATGTAGTCGTCATGCGGCCGGATCAGCAGCGTCCGGTTGCGCCGGAAAAGCACGGCTTCGGCCAGCGCCGCAACTTTGCCGTCACGCATGGCCCTGGCGATCAGCGACAGCGCCTCCTCGTCATGTTCGTCGACGGGTGCGAGATAGTAAGGGCGGTCGAAATAGAGCTTGTCGATATCGTCATAGGCGATGAAAGCCTTGATATTGAGGACCTTGTCGCTTTCTGGCATGATTTCGGCTATCTCGTCGCCCTCGATGACGATGTAATCGCCGTTCTCCATCTGGTAGCCCTTGACCTGGTCGCCCCGCTCGACCGGTTTTCCGGTCTCGCTGTCGACGAATTGCCGTTCCACCCGGTGGCCGGTCCTGCGGTTGATGATGTTGAAGGAGACGCGGTCGGAGGAGGAAACAGCGGTATAGAGCCCAACGGCGCAGGCAAGGTCGCCCACCTTCAGATGACCCTTCCAGCTTGCCCGAGCGGCCATTCCATCCTCCGTCGCCAATCAGAGCCGGCTGCCGCTCTTGTCGGTTTCGAGTTCCTGAAATGCCCAGCCGCGGCCGTCAGGCGCGGGATAGGCGAGCAGGGCATCACCATCGCCGATCTTCTGGCGCGATGCGGCGTCTTTGGCATGGATGATCGCTTCATCCGCTGTCGCATAGGTTTCCGAAAGTGTGTCGCCGAGCTTATAGGCCCAGCCATTGTCATGCGGCACGACCTGATAGGTGATATCGGCCATTTCGGATCTCCTCTTCTCAACTAAATAGGGCGCATGATGTCGTTGGCATCATGCTCAGTTCCGATTTGGTTTGCGCCGTTCATCGAGCGCAATGATCTTCTCCAGCGATGCGATATCCTCGCTGGTGAGGACGGGAACCGGATCGGCAGCGATTGCTTCCAGCACCTCCCGTGAGACGGCGCCGTTGCGGATTGCCCATTCCAGTGTCTCGCGCGTTTCGCGCTCGGCTTTCAGCTGCGCATAGAGCACAACGATCAGCCGATCGCGGGCATCCATCCGTCGGCTTTGGCGATCCATGCTGCGGACATCAGGCATCGCAATCCACCTTTGTCACTGATTTCGTTCAGGTGTATTCAACTGACGACGGATAGAAAGGTTCCGAAACCCAGGGGCGGCCGCTTGCCATTGCCACCTGAGGCGGAAATCACTATCTGCAAGATATTCGCAAGAGGATTTCAACATGGCCGATCTCAAGGCTCGTCCCCGCCCGACCGGCGCCACCGCCGTTCTCGGCCGTACCGGTTTCCCGCACGTCACTTCCGCGACCAAAGGCGAGCTCGATATCGTCACCGCGCCGTCGCAGCCGGGTTTCAATCCGCTCGATCTGCTCTATTCCTCGCTCTCGGCCTGCCTGGTGCTCAGCGCCCGTATCGCCGCCAGCCACATGGGTATTCTCGACAAGATCAGCGAGATCACTGCCGAGGTCACCGGAGAGAAGGCGACGGAAGGCCTTTCCCGCGTTGCCAAGTTCAACATCGCCTTTTCGATCAAGGGCGATATCGACGAGGAAACCCGACGGAAAATCGCCCATGCCGCCGAAGACGAGATCTGCACCGTGAGCAACACCATCCGCGGCAATCCCGAGTTCTCGACGACGATATCGGGGTAAGGCTAAATCTATATAATAATTATAGACAATCAGGGGAGGAGGATTGCGTGACCACTGCCCCGCTTCTATGCTCGGGCATCGAAAGCAATGATCCCGGCCACCATGCAGCCCAAGCCTCTCCCGACGTCTGAACAGCCCGTCGTCGCCATCATCGGCGGCGGTGTCTCCGGCGCCGGTGTCGCCTATCATCTCGCGCGCACCAACTGCGGCGAGCGCCCTGCCATCGTGGTCTTCGAGCCGCGCGCCGAACTCGGCCGCGGCCTTGCCTACGACACGGCCGATCCGGCCCACCGCATCAATGTTCCAGCCGCCAAGATGAGCCTGCAGCCCGACGACCTGGGCGAATTCCTGGCTTGGATCGAAGCCCGCGACGCCGTCGCCGGCGACCCTGAGGCCAGGCAGCCCGACGGCTCACTCTTCCCCCGGCGCCGGCTCTTCGGCGATTATGTCGCCTCGCTGCTGAAGCCGCTGCTGGAAGACGGCACCGTGCGTCATTGCCGTGCTGCGGTGACGGCTGTCGAACGCCGTGCCGGCCGCTGGTCTATCCTCGACGACAGAGGCGGCGTGACGGAGGCCGATATCGTCGCGATCGCCACCAGCCATCCGCCGCCGGCAGCCCCAGGCCGGCTTGCGACCCGGCTTGCCGCCCATCCCCGTTTCGTCGCCGACACCACCAAGCCGGGTGCGCTCGAGGTGATCCGCCCGCATGACCGGGTGCTGGTCATCGGCAATGGCCTGACGGCCGCCGATGTCATTGCCTCGCTTGCCGTGCGCGGGCATGACGGTCCGGTGACCGCGATCTCGCGCCGCGGTCTGCGGTCTCGCGGCCACGCGCCGGTTCCGCAGGAGCTCTTCGGCGATTTCGTCTCCAATGCGGCCCATTCCGCCGTGTTGCTGCTGAGGGGGATCCGCACCGCCGTAGATGCGGCGAAGGCGCAGGGCATAAGCTGGCATGGGGTGATCGATCAGGTGCGGGCACAGGGATACGATCTCTGGCAGGCGCTGCCGGTTGCCGAGCGCCGCCGTCTCGTTCGCCATCTGCGTCCCTATTGGGATGTGCACCGTTTCCGCATCGCGCCGCAGGTCGAGGCCGTGCTCGACGCGGCGATTGCCTCGGGCCGCCTCGATATCCTGGCCGGCTCGGTCGCCGATGCGCACATCGACGGCGAGTTCATTCTTTGCACGTTGCAGCCGCGTCATCAGCGCCAGCCGTTGGAGGGTCGCTATGACGCCGTCGTCGTCACCACCGGCCCGGCGCATGGCGGCATTCTCGAAACCCAACCCTGGCTCGCAGTCTTGGCGGAAAGCGGTCACCTGACGCTCGATCCGACCGGCCTCGGCCTTGCCTGCACCGAGCGCTCGGAGGCGATTGGCCGGTCAGGAAAGGCAGATCCTTCGCTGCTGATCTCCGGTCCGCTGGCGCGCGGCACCTTCGGCGAGCTGATGGGACTGCCGCAGGTGACCGAGCATGCCTTTTTCGTCGCCGGCGAGATCGCCGAAAAGCTGCGGACCAGCGCGACGAATAGGCATCCTGCCTGATTTTGCACCAATATGTCGCTCTTCGACTGTCCCCGGTGATCGACTTCTGATAGTCCCTCGGCCACCACTGCATAATTCCTTAAATCGAAATCGATTTAAGGATAAAATTATGCAGCAATAAGTGTTACAGCGTCCTTTGCGGCTCTCGAAAAGACGTGCGGCGCTGTAATATTCCGCCGGCCCGGCATTCGGGCGACCAGAAATATCGAGACCATGTCGCAGGCCGCTCCCACCCTTTCCGAAGCCTCGCCTTCCAATCGTTTCGCCCTTGCGGCGCTCCTTCTCGGTGGCGCGGCGATCGGCGGCTCGCCGATCTTCGTCAGACTGTCCGAAGTCGGCCCGATGGCGACGGCCTTCTGGCGCGTGGCACTGGCGTTGATCCCGATCGTCATCGTCTCGCTGCTGAAGAAGGAAAGGGGGCCGAAGCCGCAAAGCCTTTCCGACTATGGCATGCTCATTCTCCCAGGCGTCATGTTGGCGCTCGACCTCGCCGCCTGGCACCTTTCGCTCACCATGACGTCGGTCGCCAATGCGACGCTGCTTGCCAACCTCGCACCGGTTTTCGTCACGCTGATTGCCTTCGTCTTTTTCAGCGCGAGGATCAGCCGCGTCTTCGCGCTCGGGC
This Rhizobium brockwellii DNA region includes the following protein-coding sequences:
- a CDS encoding MSMEG_0572/Sll0783 family nitrogen starvation response protein, encoding MPAVTKPANQKGDFLVDYEDKVFEDVQAGEGEKALVTFHTVAFEGSIGFVNLLQATRLKRKGFETSILLYGPGVTLGVQRGFPTLGAEAFPGHLNFNNQIVKFMEEGGKVYACRFALQALYGHGEGALIPGITPISPLDVLDLILIHRRDGAFILDTWTL
- a CDS encoding esterase/lipase family protein, translating into MNDTVLLFHGIARTKKSMEKLASFLSGHGYRVVNVGYPSTRFSISDLVDIIRPEIDDAVKKAGDGRIHFVGYSMGGLVIRAFLSRYRPAKLGRVVMVGTPNNGSQIADFLKSWPLYRKVYGPAGQQLITDQTAMTELFGTVDYELGIIAGNRTIDPVSSLIIGLRVPNDGKVSVESTRLDGAADHIVIPANHTFLPVNKMMWSQTLSFLKDGRFTS
- a CDS encoding right-handed parallel beta-helix repeat-containing protein — translated: MTAILRKKIHGASTRGQVIDGAPDVGVAYQVFSDTVIEDVIVKNSPRGFKFHNGKNLTVRRCETENVKGDGIYLTKTTHVLLENNRIGAAPGEGADCCQFAYQNSDDNISSDIVIRGNLFLQSPASASNKGALVCDKTRKYLVEYNFIGGKNFSFSSIGDDAVVRSNIMRDGRMNDYSFGYGVADKADHAGHHIYDNWIENTNRGISLSGFSDQERAFRKDIDIHDNVISQCDIAFFANRPWSGSFRRNIFLRCEQDIVLKGNGKATAGDIDGNYRNDGSFLNITPPPLRFKPDGNASVASGEWTSEPDEIRIQWRNKGIDIPGANRPSITVEPGMELSCVLLARKAQNWMLAIAETAYDDFTPRAWQEHKLPWQKRYLSI
- a CDS encoding O-antigen ligase family protein → MAIQDASIARDYYQGSHRRRTASRWRVRRDVLAKLVLTVAFYAALWRATSMWYGLPANFDDGAAVDPLPMKLMLYSLIPLSGLYFLLEQRQFLRTFSRISPLIGIVAISCLTSIVFSIDRGASLKGLAAVIVLAVPPLLFRARYGNVEAFRILGRFAIAAAFINVLYTVAFPQFAIMRGSYAGMVKGAFYHKNTLGQFCSVSFVCLLSTQKQGRLRYSTLIRWAAMLCLLALIVATKSSTAVVLTMFGSVMLYAIRIIHVYPNRLFRSFVVALLFVLVGFAASFIYLGVASAVAEAFGKDLTFSGRTNIWEQLLPLIWDKPITGYGFAMFRQPEVMEEYVKVTFDARSTHNTYLELALNIGIPGIAAWVLFLVTRLFKKMTIVESDREESGVRRKEIVIIILIMLGSMTEAGMMLAPFILWPHTVIALSELRPRLLANRRPREA
- a CDS encoding non-homologous end joining protein Ku, translated to MARQTFWKGYLKLSLVTAAVSLTPATTESNKVRFHVLNRQTKNRVESRYVDSVTHKPVAERDQVKGYPRGEDDYVLLEDEEIEEVGLESTRTIEIDNFVPSGSIDWIWYDKPHFLAPEDKVGVEAFCVIREAMKANDVVGIARLVLYRRERAVLLEPLGKGIVLWTLRYGDEVRDPVAELDSKTEIDSKLLALMTQLVQEETKDWSPTMVQDPIQKRLKSMIRGKQKSLKKAAPAQKPAPVKSTGNVINIMDALKKSLAAEGGQKPRQ
- a CDS encoding non-homologous end joining protein Ku; the protein is MAARASWKGHLKVGDLACAVGLYTAVSSSDRVSFNIINRRTGHRVERQFVDSETGKPVERGDQVKGYQMENGDYIVIEGDEIAEIMPESDKVLNIKAFIAYDDIDKLYFDRPYYLAPVDEHDEEALSLIARAMRDGKVAALAEAVLFRRNRTLLIRPHDDYIVATMLNFDYEVRAADTVFEDIPDIKFDKEMIALAGHIIGTKQGSFEPSTYEDRYEAALVELVKAKIEGRAPPKKKQAPERKVVDLMEALRQSAKMSGKAPANKALAKKKAPARSDSRGKKAS
- a CDS encoding DUF2188 domain-containing protein produces the protein MADITYQVVPHDNGWAYKLGDTLSETYATADEAIIHAKDAASRQKIGDGDALLAYPAPDGRGWAFQELETDKSGSRL
- a CDS encoding OsmC family protein; this translates as MADLKARPRPTGATAVLGRTGFPHVTSATKGELDIVTAPSQPGFNPLDLLYSSLSACLVLSARIAASHMGILDKISEITAEVTGEKATEGLSRVAKFNIAFSIKGDIDEETRRKIAHAAEDEICTVSNTIRGNPEFSTTISG
- a CDS encoding FAD/NAD(P)-binding protein, which produces MIPATMQPKPLPTSEQPVVAIIGGGVSGAGVAYHLARTNCGERPAIVVFEPRAELGRGLAYDTADPAHRINVPAAKMSLQPDDLGEFLAWIEARDAVAGDPEARQPDGSLFPRRRLFGDYVASLLKPLLEDGTVRHCRAAVTAVERRAGRWSILDDRGGVTEADIVAIATSHPPPAAPGRLATRLAAHPRFVADTTKPGALEVIRPHDRVLVIGNGLTAADVIASLAVRGHDGPVTAISRRGLRSRGHAPVPQELFGDFVSNAAHSAVLLLRGIRTAVDAAKAQGISWHGVIDQVRAQGYDLWQALPVAERRRLVRHLRPYWDVHRFRIAPQVEAVLDAAIASGRLDILAGSVADAHIDGEFILCTLQPRHQRQPLEGRYDAVVVTTGPAHGGILETQPWLAVLAESGHLTLDPTGLGLACTERSEAIGRSGKADPSLLISGPLARGTFGELMGLPQVTEHAFFVAGEIAEKLRTSATNRHPA